In the genome of Polaromonas vacuolata, the window CACAAATAAAGTGTTAACTAGCGAAGTGCCCAGCGCTGTGGTTAGGTTGATGCGCTGCACCTCACCGCCAGACAGCGTGCGGCTTTGCCGGTCTAGCGTGAGGTAACCAATACCCACATCGCAAAGGTATTTGAGCCGAGTTTGAATTTCTTCAAACAGCGACTTCAAGGCTTTTTGTTCAGCGTCATCCGACAACGCTGCAAGCGACAAACTGGCAGAAAACTTTTGCAAACGATCAATCGGCAAATGCATCAAGTCGTGCAAACTCAAACCCGGCATAGCTTCTAGTTGCTCACGGCTCCAGCTCACGCCCACCGGCATGAAACGCTGCGCAGCAGGCAACACTGCATCAGCAGATTCTTTGCTGCCCAAGCGCCATTGCAAAGCTTCAAGTTTTAAGCGAGCGCCGCCACAAACATCGCAAGGCGTGTAGCTGCGGTACTTAGACAGCAGCACACGGATGTGCATTTTGTAGGATTTACTTTCCAGGTATTCAAAGAAACGCTTAATGCCAAACCAGTGCTGGCTCCACTTTCCATTCCAGTTGGGCGATCCATTAATCACCCAGGCTTGATGCGCAGGCGACAACTTATACCAAGGCGTGTCACGCGGAATACCCGCGGCTTCGGCATGGCGCATCAAGTCATCTTGGGCTTCTTTCCAAGCCGGTGTTTGCATCACCTTGATGGCGCCACCGCGTAGCGTGAGCTTGTCATTCGGAATGACTAGTCCGTAGTCCACACCAATCACACGGCCAAAGCCGCGGCAAGTCTCGCAAGCGCCCAATGCAGAATTAAACGAGAACAAAGAAGGCGTTGGCTCGGCGTAACGCAAATCACTTTGCGGGCAATGCAAACCGCTGGAAAAGCGCAGCATTTCTTCTGGCGCTGAGTCCGCATTTTGCAGGTAAACATTGATGCGGCCACCGCGTTTAAGTGCAGTTTCTATGGCTTCAACAACGCGTACTTTTTCGACTGAATGCAAGCGAAAGCGATCGGCCACCACATCGAGTAACTGGTGCGGCCCGGCCGGCGTAGCGACTTCGCGCTGGGCATGGATGCGGGTAAAGCCACTGGCGGACAACCACTGCTCGATTTGCTCCAGACTGGTATTACCCGGCAACTCCACCGGAAAAGTCAGCACCACACGTGGATCTCCATCACGGGTGCGTTCAGCGAGTGCTGCATAAATTGATTCTGGCGTGTCGCTGTGCACTGACTGCGCGGTCTGCCGGTCAAACAGTTGCGCCGAGCGCGCATACAAAAGTTTGAGATGATCGTTCAGCTCTGTCATGGTGCCGACGGTAGAGCGCGAACTGCGCACCGGATTGGTCTGGTCTATCGCAATGGCTGGCGGCACACCTTCGACTTTGTCTACCGCAGGTTTATCCATGCGGTCTAGGAACTGGCGCGCATAGGCCGAAAAGGTCTCTACGTAGCGGCGCTGGCCTTCGGCAAACAAAGTGTCAAACACCAGAGAGGACTTGCCCGAGCCACTCGGCCCGGTGACCACGGTCATCTCATTGGTGCGTATATCCAGATCAATGTTTTTAAGATTGTGCTGGCGTGCACCGCGAATTCGGATTGTTCCCTGTGGCATGAATGACTCTTTTACTGGTGAGGTAAAACATTTTAGACACGCAGGCCGGATGCTAATTCGGGACCGGTAAAGCCCTTTTTTGCGGGCTATAGGAAACCTGCATTTCGTTGAGATGCTGGTTGACGCGCGAGAAAAATCGGCTTGCATTGCGAGGCTTAGTCGTTACAAAAATGCATTGACAGCGCGAAACTTAGCCACACGCCAACCGACGCTGTAATATGTAAAGCATTGTGGACAAATATATGCAGGATGTCTAAAATATCATACATATGCCAGCAGCTTCCTTACTCACCTCCGTTCTCGACCAACAACTTCTTTTGCAACTAGGTGGAAGACTCAAGCGCGCGCGGCTTGAACAAGGACTGACCGCTACCCATTTGGCACAACAAGCCGGTATTTCACGCATGACGCTTGCCGCGATTGAAGCCGGCGAGCCTTCTGCCACTATGGGAAGCTATTTGCGCGTCATGAGTGTTCTGGGCGTCTCAAAAGATCTGGCACTTTTAGCGGGCAATGTGCTGGAAACCTTTGCGCAAGCAAAAGCCTCACCCATCACAAGCCAACCAGTCTTCGCAGTGAACGATGCAGGGCATGAGCTACAAGACTTGCAAAGCCTCATGCTTCACCAAGAGGCGGTTCGTCTGATGCGAAAGCAACCAGAACTGATAAGCCAAGCAGTCGAAACGTTGGAGCGCTGGCGCTCAGGCGGCAAATCGAATTCGCAGTTTCTTTGGGACGAATGGTCCGTTATTTTGCACCGCAGAGCATGGCGACGAGCACTTTCACACACGCGACGCGGTAAAGAATTAAGGCAGGCGTCGCCGCTAGCGACCGTGTTGCCACGCGAAGTCAGACAGCGCATCTTGGATCAAGTCAGTGCGTTGAAAATCGGTATCCCAATTGGCTCGCTTAGCGCTCCAGCAAAGTCTGCTCAAACTAAAAATTAACCATTTATGGAACGTGAACAGCTAGAACACCTGATTCGTGCAGCGGCAGAAGTCACTCAGGAATATGAGCTAATCGTCATTGGCAGCCAGTCTCTACTGGGCTCTGTTCCGCATCCACCTGCAGCGCTAAAAATGTCCATGGAGGCGGATATGTATCCGCTGCACGCGCCAGAAAAGTTTGACCTCATAGACGGTGCGCTGGGAGAAGGCTCTTATTTTCATGACACACACCGCTACTACGCCCAAGGTGTAGGCCCAGAAACCGCCACCCTCCCTGAGGGCTGGCAAACTCGGCTGCATCGGGTGCAGACACAAGCGACTGATCTAAAGATTGGTTACTGCCTAGATGTGACCGACTTGTTTTTATCCAAAGCCTTTGCCAATCGCGAAAAAGACAGGGAGTTCAACATGGCTTTGCTGCGCTACGGCTATGTAACGCTAGCGCAAACCATCGATAAAGTAGCGCTAATGCCTGTGAGCGAAGACAAAAAACGCGACCTAAGAGCTCGCATTCGTCGCTGGGCAAAAATGCTACAGGACAGAGGTTTCAAGTTGCCAGATACGCCGTGACATCACAATCGCAGCGCTTAACCTAGCACCTTGGCAGAAGCAAAAAGTCAGCAATCAATCAAAACAA includes:
- a CDS encoding helix-turn-helix transcriptional regulator; the protein is MPAASLLTSVLDQQLLLQLGGRLKRARLEQGLTATHLAQQAGISRMTLAAIEAGEPSATMGSYLRVMSVLGVSKDLALLAGNVLETFAQAKASPITSQPVFAVNDAGHELQDLQSLMLHQEAVRLMRKQPELISQAVETLERWRSGGKSNSQFLWDEWSVILHRRAWRRALSHTRRGKELRQASPLATVLPREVRQRILDQVSALKIGIPIGSLSAPAKSAQTKN
- a CDS encoding DUF6036 family nucleotidyltransferase, whose translation is MEREQLEHLIRAAAEVTQEYELIVIGSQSLLGSVPHPPAALKMSMEADMYPLHAPEKFDLIDGALGEGSYFHDTHRYYAQGVGPETATLPEGWQTRLHRVQTQATDLKIGYCLDVTDLFLSKAFANREKDREFNMALLRYGYVTLAQTIDKVALMPVSEDKKRDLRARIRRWAKMLQDRGFKLPDTP